Proteins encoded by one window of Streptomyces sp. NBC_01571:
- the cimA gene encoding citramalate synthase, with protein MTETSELDDSFHVFDTTLRDGAQREGINLTVADKLAIARHLDDFGVGFIEGGWPGANPRDTEFFARARQEIDFKHAQLVAFGATRRAGAKASEDQQVKALLDSGAPVITLVAKSHDRHVELALRTTLDENLEMVRDTVSYLRSQGRRVFVDCEHFFDGYRANPAYAKAVVRAASEAGADVVVLCDTNGGMLPAQVQAVVATVLADTGARLGMHAQDDTGCAVANTLAAVDAGATHVQCTANGYGERVGNSNLFPVVAALELKYGKQVLPEGALREMTRISHAIAEVVNLTPSTHQPYVGVSAFAHKAGLHASAIKVDPDLYQHIDPEQVGNTMRMLVSDMAGRASIELKGKELGIDLGGDRELVGRVVERVKERELRGYTYEAADASFELLLRAEAEGKARKYFEVESWRAIVEDRPDGTHANEATVKLFAKGERIVATAEGNGPVNALDRALRVALEKIYPQLATLELVDYKVRILEGKHGTSSTTRVLISTSDGAGEWSTVGVGENVIAASWQALEDACTYGLLRAGVEPAA; from the coding sequence ATGACCGAAACCAGCGAGCTCGACGATTCGTTCCACGTCTTCGACACGACCCTGCGCGACGGCGCGCAGCGTGAGGGCATCAACCTCACCGTGGCGGACAAGCTGGCCATCGCACGGCACCTGGACGACTTCGGGGTGGGCTTCATCGAGGGCGGCTGGCCCGGCGCCAACCCGCGTGACACCGAGTTCTTCGCCCGCGCCCGGCAGGAGATCGACTTCAAGCACGCCCAGCTCGTGGCCTTCGGCGCCACCCGCCGGGCGGGAGCGAAGGCGAGCGAGGACCAGCAGGTCAAGGCGCTCCTGGACTCCGGCGCCCCGGTGATCACGCTGGTGGCCAAGTCCCACGACCGCCATGTCGAGCTCGCGCTGCGCACGACCCTGGACGAGAACCTGGAGATGGTCCGCGACACCGTCTCCTACCTCCGTTCGCAGGGCCGGCGCGTCTTCGTCGACTGCGAGCACTTCTTCGACGGCTACCGCGCGAACCCCGCGTACGCGAAGGCGGTCGTCCGGGCCGCCTCCGAGGCGGGCGCCGACGTGGTCGTGCTCTGCGACACCAACGGCGGCATGCTGCCGGCCCAGGTCCAGGCGGTCGTGGCCACCGTCCTCGCCGACACCGGCGCCCGGCTCGGCATGCACGCCCAGGACGACACGGGCTGCGCGGTCGCCAACACGCTGGCCGCCGTCGACGCGGGCGCGACGCACGTGCAGTGCACGGCGAACGGCTACGGCGAGCGCGTCGGAAACTCGAACCTGTTCCCGGTGGTGGCGGCCCTGGAGCTGAAGTACGGCAAGCAGGTGCTGCCCGAGGGCGCGCTGCGGGAGATGACGAGGATCTCGCACGCGATCGCGGAGGTGGTCAACCTGACGCCCTCGACGCACCAGCCCTATGTGGGTGTTTCCGCGTTCGCGCACAAGGCCGGCCTGCACGCTTCCGCGATCAAGGTCGACCCGGACCTCTACCAGCACATCGACCCCGAGCAGGTCGGCAACACCATGCGGATGCTGGTCTCCGACATGGCGGGCCGCGCGTCGATCGAGCTCAAGGGCAAGGAACTCGGCATCGACCTCGGCGGTGACCGCGAACTGGTGGGCCGGGTCGTCGAGCGGGTCAAGGAACGCGAGCTCAGGGGCTACACGTACGAGGCCGCCGACGCTTCCTTCGAGCTCCTGCTGCGCGCGGAGGCCGAGGGCAAGGCCCGCAAGTACTTCGAGGTCGAGTCCTGGCGGGCCATCGTCGAGGACCGCCCCGACGGCACCCACGCCAACGAGGCCACGGTCAAGCTCTTCGCCAAGGGCGAGCGCATCGTCGCCACCGCCGAGGGCAACGGTCCCGTCAACGCCCTCGACCGCGCGCTGCGGGTCGCGCTCGAGAAGATCTACCCCCAGCTCGCCACGCTGGAACTCGTCGACTACAAGGTGCGCATCCTGGAGGGCAAGCACGGCACGTCCTCCACGACCCGCGTGCTCATCTCCACCTCCGACGGCGCGGGCGAGTGGTCCACGGTCGGCGTCGGCGAGAACGTCATCGCCGCGTCCTGGCAGGCACTGGAGGACGCGTGCACGTACGGGCTGCTGCGGGCGGGAGTGGAACCGGCCGCGTAG
- a CDS encoding agmatine/peptidylarginine deiminase, giving the protein MTPASDGFRMPAEWDAHERTWMAWPGPNPTFDDPDDLARARAAWASVARAVRRFEPVTVVCGPGQSREAAELLGPGVDTVERELDDAWMRDIGPTFLTDGKGGLAAVDWTFNGWGAQDWARWEHDAKIGAYVSDLAGARTYASRLVNEGGAIHVDGEGTVLLTETVQLGPERNPDWTRERVEAEIHAHLGTRKAIWLPRGLTGDYPPYGFGTLGHVDIVAAFARPGVVVAHHQPDPAHPDHEVTKEAIGLLRAQTDARGRPLEVVEVPAPTVLEADGHWADYSYINHYLCNGGVVLCGFDDPRDETAAGIFRGLFPERTVTLVDARTIFAGGGGIHCITQQQPKA; this is encoded by the coding sequence ATGACCCCTGCCTCCGACGGTTTCCGGATGCCCGCCGAGTGGGACGCGCACGAGCGCACCTGGATGGCGTGGCCGGGCCCGAACCCCACCTTCGACGACCCGGACGACCTCGCGCGGGCGCGGGCCGCCTGGGCGTCGGTGGCGCGCGCGGTCCGCCGCTTCGAACCGGTCACCGTCGTGTGCGGGCCGGGGCAGTCCCGGGAGGCCGCCGAGCTCCTCGGCCCCGGCGTCGACACCGTCGAGCGGGAACTCGACGACGCCTGGATGCGTGACATCGGCCCCACCTTCCTGACCGACGGGAAGGGCGGACTCGCCGCCGTGGACTGGACGTTCAACGGCTGGGGCGCCCAGGACTGGGCGCGCTGGGAGCACGACGCCAAGATCGGCGCGTATGTCTCGGACCTCGCGGGCGCGCGGACGTACGCCTCACGGCTGGTCAACGAGGGCGGCGCGATCCACGTGGACGGCGAGGGGACCGTTCTGCTCACCGAGACCGTCCAGCTGGGTCCGGAGCGCAACCCGGACTGGACGCGCGAGCGGGTCGAGGCGGAGATCCACGCCCATCTCGGCACCCGCAAGGCGATCTGGCTGCCGCGCGGGCTGACCGGCGACTACCCCCCGTACGGCTTCGGCACGCTCGGACACGTCGACATCGTGGCGGCCTTCGCCCGCCCCGGAGTCGTCGTCGCCCACCACCAGCCGGATCCCGCGCACCCCGACCACGAGGTGACGAAGGAGGCCATCGGGCTGCTGAGGGCGCAGACCGACGCGCGCGGGCGCCCCCTGGAGGTCGTCGAGGTCCCGGCCCCGACCGTCCTGGAGGCGGACGGGCACTGGGCGGACTACTCGTACATCAACCACTACCTCTGCAACGGCGGTGTCGTGCTGTGCGGCTTCGACGACCCGCGTGACGAGACCGCGGCCGGTATCTTCCGCGGACTGTTCCCCGAGCGGACGGTGACCCTGGTGGACGCCCGTACGATCTTCGCCGGCGGGGGCGGTATCCACTGCATCACCCAGCAGCAGCCGAAGGCCTGA
- a CDS encoding TetR/AcrR family transcriptional regulator, which translates to MGMIAERGLEKLTMAALGREVGMSSGHLLYYFRSKDELLLQTLEWSEGRLGAERGRLLAARGSARGRLDAYVDLYVPDGHRDPHWTLWLEVWNHSQNAGEDARERQVAIEGAWHRDLVALIAEGVSRGEFRQVDPDRFAARLRALLDGFSIHVAIGLRGTDRERTLGHVKEFLDESLG; encoded by the coding sequence ATGGGCATGATCGCCGAGCGCGGTCTGGAGAAGCTCACCATGGCGGCGCTCGGCCGCGAGGTCGGGATGAGCAGCGGCCACCTCCTCTACTACTTCCGCTCCAAGGACGAACTGCTGCTGCAGACACTGGAGTGGAGCGAGGGCCGGCTCGGCGCCGAGCGCGGCCGGCTGCTCGCCGCGCGGGGCAGCGCCCGCGGCCGCCTGGACGCGTACGTCGACCTGTACGTCCCCGACGGCCACCGCGACCCCCACTGGACGCTCTGGCTGGAGGTCTGGAACCACTCGCAGAACGCCGGCGAGGACGCCCGTGAACGGCAGGTCGCCATCGAGGGGGCCTGGCACCGGGACCTGGTGGCGCTGATCGCCGAGGGTGTCTCGCGCGGCGAGTTCCGGCAGGTCGACCCGGACCGCTTCGCCGCCCGGCTGCGGGCCCTGCTCGACGGTTTCTCCATCCACGTGGCGATCGGCCTGCGCGGCACCGACCGGGAGCGGACCCTCGGCCACGTCAAGGAGTTCCTGGACGAATCGCTCGGCTGA
- a CDS encoding urease subunit alpha: MNPYEYAATHGPRAGDRVRLGDSGLTVRVESDAQRHGDEFLAGFGKTARDGLHLKAAAVRDTCDVVISNVVVIDAAQGIRKVSIGIREGRICSIGRAGNPDTLDGVDVVVGTGTSIVSGEGLIATAGAVDTHVHLLSPRIMEASLASGVTTVIGQEFGPVWGVGVNSPWALRHAFAAFDAWPVNIGFLGRGSSSSAAPLVEALAEGGASGFKVHEDMGAHTRALDTALRVAEEHDVQVALHSDGLNECLSVEDTLRVLDGRTIHAFHIEGCGGGHVPNVLKMAGVPNVIGSSTNPTLPFGRDAVAEHYGMIVSVHDLKTDLPGDAAMARDRIRAGTMGAEDVLHDLGAIGITSSDAQGMGRAGETVRRTFAMAGKMKSEFGAPEDHDNERVLRYMAKLTINPAIAHGLAHEVGSIEVGKLADIVLWRPEFFGAKPQLVLKSGFPAYGVVGDPNAATDTCEPLVLGPQFGAHGATPAEISVAFVAQAALDQGNDRMPTRRRRVAVRGTRGIGPADLRLNSRTGAVDVDQRTGLVTLDGEPLRSEAADSVSLNRLYFL, translated from the coding sequence ATGAATCCGTACGAGTACGCCGCCACCCACGGCCCCCGCGCGGGCGACCGTGTCCGCCTCGGCGACTCGGGGCTGACCGTCCGCGTCGAGTCGGACGCCCAGCGGCACGGCGACGAGTTCCTCGCCGGTTTCGGCAAGACCGCCCGTGACGGACTGCACCTCAAGGCCGCCGCCGTCCGCGACACCTGCGACGTGGTGATCAGCAACGTGGTGGTGATCGACGCGGCGCAGGGGATCCGGAAGGTCTCCATCGGCATCCGAGAGGGGCGGATCTGCTCGATCGGCCGGGCCGGGAACCCCGACACCCTCGACGGGGTCGACGTCGTGGTGGGCACGGGTACGTCCATCGTGTCCGGCGAGGGCCTGATCGCCACCGCCGGAGCCGTCGACACCCACGTCCACCTGTTGTCGCCGCGCATCATGGAGGCGTCGCTCGCCTCCGGCGTCACCACCGTCATCGGCCAGGAGTTCGGGCCGGTGTGGGGAGTCGGCGTCAACTCGCCCTGGGCGCTGCGCCATGCCTTCGCCGCGTTCGACGCGTGGCCGGTCAACATCGGCTTCCTGGGCCGGGGTTCGTCCTCCTCCGCCGCGCCCCTGGTCGAGGCCCTCGCCGAGGGCGGCGCGAGCGGCTTCAAGGTCCACGAGGACATGGGCGCCCACACCCGCGCCCTGGACACCGCACTGCGCGTCGCCGAGGAGCACGACGTGCAGGTCGCCCTGCACAGCGACGGGCTGAACGAATGCCTCTCGGTCGAGGACACCCTGCGGGTGCTGGACGGCCGGACCATCCACGCCTTCCACATCGAGGGCTGCGGCGGCGGCCATGTGCCGAACGTCCTGAAGATGGCGGGTGTCCCGAACGTCATCGGCTCCTCCACCAACCCCACCCTGCCCTTCGGCCGGGACGCGGTCGCCGAGCACTACGGCATGATCGTCTCCGTCCACGACCTCAAGACCGACCTGCCCGGCGACGCCGCCATGGCCCGCGACCGGATCCGTGCCGGGACCATGGGCGCCGAGGACGTGCTGCACGACCTGGGCGCGATCGGCATCACGTCGTCGGACGCGCAGGGCATGGGCCGCGCGGGCGAGACCGTACGCCGGACCTTCGCGATGGCCGGAAAGATGAAGAGCGAGTTCGGCGCCCCGGAGGACCACGACAACGAACGCGTCCTGCGGTACATGGCCAAGCTCACCATCAACCCGGCCATCGCCCACGGGCTCGCGCACGAGGTCGGCTCCATCGAGGTCGGCAAGCTCGCCGACATCGTGCTGTGGCGCCCCGAGTTCTTCGGCGCCAAGCCGCAACTGGTCCTGAAGTCCGGCTTCCCGGCGTACGGCGTCGTCGGCGACCCGAACGCCGCCACCGACACCTGCGAACCCCTCGTCCTGGGCCCGCAGTTCGGCGCGCACGGTGCGACACCCGCCGAGATCTCGGTGGCCTTCGTCGCACAGGCGGCCCTCGATCAGGGCAACGACCGGATGCCGACGCGCCGGCGCAGGGTCGCCGTGCGCGGCACGCGCGGGATCGGCCCCGCCGACCTGCGCCTCAACTCCCGTACCGGAGCCGTCGACGTCGACCAGCGCACCGGACTGGTCACCCTCGACGGTGAGCCGCTGCGCTCCGAGGCCGCCGACTCCGTATCCCTCAACCGCCTCTACTTCCTGTGA